The following proteins are co-located in the Candidatus Nanosynbacter sp. HMT-352 genome:
- the rplV gene encoding 50S ribosomal protein L22, with amino-acid sequence MADTTYTVRAYAKGVDQAPRKVSLVAALVRGRTVADALVILEHVPKRAASPVKKAIESAKANAINNHGLDAKSLIITTLSVTTGTRLRRFKPASRGRALPFQKKTSNILVEVTGTEKPKKAPAKKAEAKAEAKTAKPAAKKAAKPAAKKEEK; translated from the coding sequence ATGGCTGATACAACTTATACTGTCCGTGCTTACGCAAAAGGTGTCGATCAGGCGCCACGTAAGGTAAGTCTAGTCGCAGCTTTGGTGCGAGGTCGTACTGTAGCTGATGCGCTAGTTATCTTAGAGCACGTTCCAAAGCGCGCTGCTAGCCCAGTTAAGAAGGCTATCGAAAGCGCTAAGGCAAACGCCATCAACAACCACGGCTTGGACGCTAAAAGTTTGATAATTACTACTTTGAGTGTTACTACTGGTACGCGTTTGCGCCGCTTTAAGCCTGCATCACGTGGCCGCGCTTTGCCATTCCAGAAAAAGACTTCAAATATTTTAGTTGAAGTAACTGGCACGGAAAAGCCAAAGAAAGCGCCTGCAAAAAAGGCCGAAGCTAAGGCAGAAGCAAAAACTGCTAAGCCTGCAGCTAAAAAAGCCGCTAAACCGGCAGCAAA
- the rpsS gene encoding 30S ribosomal protein S19 has translation MSRSLKKGPFVDVKLAKKIAALSLDDRTVIKTWARASTITPEMVGRTIAVHNGRVHVPVLITENMVGHKLGEFSPTRKFRKHGGKDKK, from the coding sequence ATGAGTCGTTCATTAAAGAAAGGTCCATTCGTCGATGTAAAGCTAGCAAAGAAAATTGCTGCTCTTAGCCTTGACGATCGAACCGTTATCAAAACGTGGGCGCGCGCTTCGACTATTACACCAGAGATGGTTGGTCGAACGATTGCTGTTCACAACGGTAGAGTGCACGTACCAGTGCTGATTACCGAAAACATGGTTGGTCATAAACTCGGTGAGTTTAGTCCAACTCGTAAATTCCGTAAACACGGTGGAAAGGATAAGAAGTAA
- the rplB gene encoding 50S ribosomal protein L2, which yields MPVKAYNPTTPARRGMTSQDLSDITTRKPLKSLIKAKKQNAGRNNQGRITVRHRGGGVRRHYRLVNHNLPAGLTLTIEEIEYDPNRSARIARVKDQYNLYHYILADTSMVKGKTIRTGEEAPIEASNRLPLSVIPVGTMIYAIELTAGKGAQMVRAAGAKAQLMAKEGNYATIKLPSGEVRKVRLEATAAIGVVGNVQHQNVKIGSAGRKRRKGIRPTVRGVVMNAADHPHGGGDGGRHGTGKAPRTPWGQLTLGYRTRRRKGSNKLIVRTRHDAKRKR from the coding sequence ATGCCAGTGAAAGCTTACAATCCAACCACTCCTGCTCGTCGCGGCATGACGAGTCAGGATTTGTCAGACATTACAACAAGAAAACCTCTTAAAAGTCTGATTAAAGCTAAAAAGCAAAATGCCGGTCGCAACAACCAAGGTCGAATTACTGTTCGTCATCGCGGAGGCGGCGTTCGTCGTCACTACCGCTTGGTGAACCATAATTTGCCAGCAGGCTTGACCTTGACGATTGAAGAAATCGAATACGATCCAAACCGCTCAGCTCGTATTGCTCGAGTTAAGGATCAGTACAATTTGTACCACTACATCTTGGCTGACACCTCAATGGTTAAGGGTAAAACTATCCGAACTGGCGAAGAAGCTCCAATTGAGGCTTCAAACCGCTTGCCATTGTCAGTTATTCCTGTTGGTACGATGATTTACGCTATTGAGTTGACCGCTGGTAAGGGCGCACAAATGGTACGCGCTGCCGGTGCTAAAGCTCAGTTGATGGCGAAAGAAGGCAACTACGCAACTATCAAATTGCCATCTGGCGAAGTTCGCAAAGTTCGCTTGGAAGCTACCGCTGCTATCGGTGTAGTCGGTAACGTTCAGCACCAAAATGTTAAGATCGGTTCAGCTGGTCGCAAACGCCGCAAGGGTATTCGCCCAACCGTTCGTGGTGTCGTTATGAACGCCGCAGACCACCCACATGGTGGTGGTGACGGTGGTCGCCACGGTACTGGTAAGGCACCACGTACTCCTTGGGGTCAATTGACATTAGGTTATCGAACTCGTCGCCGTAAAGGCTCGAATAAATTAATCGTACGCACGCGTCACGACGCGAAGAGGAAGAGGTAA
- a CDS encoding 50S ribosomal protein L23: MKQTIIIPRVSEKAYAQSANGVYVLRVPLNLNKNEIKSAVEEQFGVTVVKVKTLVQDGKAVRFSRGKNRYPGTTTRKDWKKAYVTLKEGDKLDVFDAVEQQMEETK; encoded by the coding sequence ATGAAACAGACGATTATTATCCCACGCGTTAGTGAAAAGGCTTACGCACAGAGCGCTAACGGCGTATATGTGCTGCGAGTTCCACTTAACTTGAATAAGAACGAAATCAAATCAGCAGTAGAAGAACAATTTGGCGTTACTGTAGTTAAGGTTAAAACCTTAGTACAAGACGGCAAAGCTGTACGCTTCTCACGTGGCAAGAATCGTTATCCTGGCACAACAACGCGCAAGGATTGGAAGAAGGCTTACGTGACGCTGAAAGAAGGCGATAAGCTCGATGTGTTTGACGCAGTAGAGCAGCAGATGGAGGAGACCAAGTAA
- the rplD gene encoding 50S ribosomal protein L4 — protein sequence MADSTKLPKDIFAVEVPNHELLKLAYDSYLANARLASATTKQRGEVSGGGKKPWKQKGTGRARFGSTRNPIWRGGGVVFGPRGNENYTKKLSKTAKKVAVRQALTVANEAKKIVVKDVKTTGKTKEVATFLADNKFERRVLIVVDEKTPELMRATNNIQNVLVVRANYLSVYHILNADTIVITPKALPVITAWLGKEEA from the coding sequence ATGGCAGATTCAACCAAACTTCCTAAAGACATTTTTGCTGTGGAAGTGCCAAATCACGAATTGTTGAAATTGGCATACGACAGCTACTTGGCAAACGCACGCCTAGCTAGCGCTACAACCAAGCAGCGCGGCGAAGTTTCTGGTGGTGGTAAAAAACCATGGAAGCAAAAGGGAACTGGTCGAGCACGTTTTGGCTCAACTCGTAACCCAATCTGGCGCGGCGGTGGTGTGGTATTTGGCCCACGCGGCAACGAAAATTACACTAAAAAATTGTCAAAGACTGCTAAGAAAGTGGCAGTTCGCCAAGCTTTGACCGTAGCTAACGAAGCTAAGAAAATTGTCGTTAAAGATGTTAAGACTACTGGCAAGACCAAGGAAGTCGCAACATTCCTAGCCGACAACAAGTTCGAGCGCCGTGTTCTGATCGTTGTAGATGAGAAGACGCCAGAACTTATGCGCGCTACAAATAATATTCAGAACGTTTTGGTGGTTCGCGCTAATTATCTAAGCGTTTATCACATTCTGAATGCGGATACAATCGTTATAACACCGAAAGCTCTACCTGTAATTACTGCATGGTTGGGTAAGGAGGAAGCGTAA
- the rplC gene encoding 50S ribosomal protein L3, whose product MKTLLGTKLGMTQLLAEDGKAIPVTLIQAGPVTVTQVKTVETDGYNAVQVAFGEGKNLSKAVAGHVKPAQVTPKHIREFRVDQIPEDLKVGSEINVSAFEVGDFVDATGTSKGKGFAGTIKRHNFKRHRKTHGGKGNTRKPGSIGSMYPQKVFKGKTMAGHMGHERVTVKNLEVAYVDPETNLIGVKGAVPGPRKGLIILGGNK is encoded by the coding sequence GTGAAAACACTTCTCGGTACCAAACTTGGTATGACCCAGCTCTTGGCTGAAGACGGCAAAGCCATTCCGGTAACGCTGATCCAAGCCGGCCCTGTCACCGTTACTCAGGTGAAGACTGTCGAAACCGACGGTTACAATGCGGTACAGGTAGCTTTTGGAGAGGGTAAGAACCTGAGCAAGGCCGTGGCTGGACACGTTAAGCCAGCCCAAGTGACCCCGAAACATATTCGGGAATTCCGTGTCGACCAGATTCCAGAGGATCTGAAAGTTGGCAGTGAAATTAATGTTTCCGCGTTTGAAGTCGGCGATTTTGTCGATGCAACCGGAACCAGCAAAGGTAAAGGTTTCGCTGGAACCATTAAACGCCACAACTTTAAGCGTCATCGTAAGACGCACGGTGGTAAAGGTAATACTCGTAAGCCAGGTTCAATTGGCTCGATGTATCCACAAAAAGTTTTCAAGGGTAAGACGATGGCTGGCCATATGGGTCACGAACGTGTTACTGTTAAGAACTTGGAAGTGGCATATGTTGATCCAGAGACCAATCTAATCGGGGTTAAGGGCGCTGTTCCTGGACCACGAAAGGGGCTGATTATTTTAGGAGGTAACAAGTAA